The Gillisia sp. Hel_I_86 genome has a segment encoding these proteins:
- a CDS encoding class I SAM-dependent methyltransferase has translation MKFDRESINLKQKEFYDSKKKNPATRLWSYFRNGLLNNLKKDIGVEKDIYNLHKTWFGDLSGKKVLDLGCYEGNSLSIYLAQHSNEYIGIDLSSKGIDNLSRRLENISGARAEVMDFFSKDFEEKDFHLIYAYGVLHHFKDVDELIVKLKEKLQLDGEIISHDPLQTSLSIKLIRSLYRPFQSDKAWEWPFSRKTYYKFENAFEIKERRAVLGNAKWSALTGLLPLSDEKNLKKAKDWHREDWEKSAISDKHMFRCMQLSLFMKRKKSNLLWKE, from the coding sequence ATGAAATTTGACAGAGAATCCATCAATCTAAAACAAAAGGAATTTTACGATTCTAAGAAAAAAAATCCTGCCACCCGTCTATGGTCTTATTTTCGCAATGGTTTATTAAATAACCTTAAAAAGGATATAGGGGTTGAAAAAGATATTTATAACTTACATAAAACATGGTTTGGGGACCTTTCGGGAAAAAAAGTTCTTGATTTAGGGTGTTATGAAGGAAATTCACTGAGTATATACTTGGCACAGCATTCAAATGAATATATTGGGATTGATCTAAGCTCAAAAGGTATAGACAATCTGAGCCGGCGACTCGAAAATATTTCAGGTGCCCGGGCAGAGGTAATGGACTTCTTTTCAAAAGATTTTGAAGAAAAGGATTTCCACCTTATCTATGCTTATGGAGTACTGCATCATTTTAAAGATGTGGATGAACTTATTGTTAAACTAAAGGAAAAACTTCAGCTTGACGGAGAAATCATAAGTCACGACCCCCTGCAAACAAGCTTGTCAATTAAATTAATTAGAAGCCTTTACCGTCCTTTTCAAAGTGACAAGGCCTGGGAATGGCCTTTTTCCAGAAAGACCTATTATAAGTTTGAAAATGCTTTCGAAATTAAAGAACGCCGAGCGGTTTTAGGGAATGCAAAATGGAGCGCATTAACTGGGCTCCTACCTCTTTCTGATGAAAAAAACCTTAAAAAAGCCAAAGACTGGCACCGGGAAGATTGGGAAAAATCTGCGATATCTGATAAGCATATGTTTAGGTGTATGCAGTTAAGCCTATTTATGAAAAGAAAAAAATCTAATCTTTTATGGAAAGAATAA
- a CDS encoding glycosyltransferase family 2 protein yields MKTALVSIIIPTYNRAQLLEKTLDSILEQTYRSWECLVIDDNSTDNTREILEKYIARDSRFKYLKSPRHKPKGGNSARNFGFLESKGHFIHWFDSDDLMQKDNLSLKVNYLINNNDCDYCICKTVQFYEENNKWYKRKNEKRLEIKEDVYEEYVLGKISILNVVPLWRKSALLNKKLYDEKIHQLQDLDFFSRIIFKNANIGILDKELIYVRRGNESITTHKNKLQIEINSFVEVYKRIMDRTPNNQKIVLHSVKNLLWAMRWKMAERKYAEAQECINLSFLYFRNLSLKNRLGLLKVFVFYQVFKTLKTGDTRFKKFLKI; encoded by the coding sequence GTGAAAACAGCCTTGGTTTCTATAATTATTCCAACCTATAACAGGGCTCAACTTCTTGAGAAAACCCTCGATTCCATTTTGGAACAAACATATCGCAGTTGGGAATGTTTGGTTATAGACGATAACAGTACCGATAATACCCGCGAAATTCTTGAAAAATATATAGCAAGGGATTCCAGGTTTAAATATTTAAAAAGCCCCAGACATAAACCCAAAGGAGGAAATAGCGCAAGAAATTTTGGATTTTTGGAGAGCAAGGGGCACTTCATACATTGGTTTGATAGTGACGATTTAATGCAGAAAGACAATTTAAGTCTTAAAGTTAATTACTTAATCAATAATAATGACTGTGATTATTGCATTTGTAAAACGGTACAATTTTATGAAGAAAACAATAAATGGTATAAACGTAAAAATGAAAAACGATTAGAAATTAAGGAGGATGTCTATGAAGAATATGTGCTTGGTAAAATTTCTATTTTAAATGTAGTGCCGTTATGGCGTAAAAGTGCATTGCTGAATAAAAAACTTTATGATGAAAAAATACATCAGTTGCAAGATCTGGATTTCTTCTCAAGAATCATTTTTAAAAATGCCAATATTGGAATTTTAGATAAGGAATTGATTTATGTTCGCAGAGGTAATGAGTCTATAACCACACATAAAAACAAATTACAAATTGAGATAAATTCTTTTGTGGAAGTTTATAAAAGAATTATGGATAGAACTCCCAACAATCAAAAAATAGTATTACATTCTGTAAAGAACCTACTATGGGCGATGAGATGGAAGATGGCTGAAAGAAAATATGCCGAAGCTCAAGAATGTATAAATCTTAGTTTTTTATATTTTCGGAATTTATCTTTGAAAAACAGACTAGGACTTTTGAAGGTTTTTGTCTTCTATCAGGTTTTCAAAACCCTAAAAACCGGGGATACAAGGTTTAAGAAATTCTTGAAAATTTAA
- a CDS encoding glycosyltransferase family 2 protein, whose amino-acid sequence MLSIIYPYRNRDLQRLIYSFESLAGQTSKDFKVFFVDYGSRPETAEKVKKLCTAYPFITYQYCFTQFQPWNKSRALNSVIKNLDFGFCFVADVDMVFHSKFVEKAIALQNPETTTYFQIGFTTNKDDISQISEERFSGFRKSTAEATGLSMFPVEILQKLRGFDEFFHFWGAEDTDMHNRLRNAGYKLQYYNENVLMLHQWHISYHLAEKKDVHTDLQIKGIVKLNHEHLKYNKQNHLTQVNSDNWGDTLQKIELQKLLEVPTSLELDNTKASIDHFLFIQLPLIQGIHKVKISRSNFEKSAKYKTKKMFNKKVPTYYSLKEINDKLLLHSVAFYRNKPYIYKISEGLDALEFTIKK is encoded by the coding sequence TTGCTATCCATCATCTACCCATACCGAAACCGCGATTTACAAAGGCTAATATATTCCTTCGAGTCTTTGGCGGGGCAAACCAGCAAAGATTTTAAGGTTTTTTTTGTGGATTATGGCTCGCGGCCGGAAACTGCGGAAAAAGTAAAAAAGCTATGTACCGCTTATCCTTTTATAACTTACCAATATTGTTTTACCCAATTTCAGCCATGGAATAAAAGCCGTGCGTTAAACTCGGTGATCAAAAACTTAGATTTCGGTTTTTGCTTTGTGGCTGATGTGGATATGGTTTTTCATTCTAAATTTGTTGAAAAAGCTATCGCCCTCCAAAACCCAGAAACCACTACTTATTTTCAGATAGGGTTTACTACCAATAAAGATGATATTTCCCAAATTTCAGAAGAAAGATTTAGCGGTTTTAGAAAGAGCACGGCAGAAGCGACCGGGCTCAGCATGTTTCCGGTAGAAATTTTACAGAAATTACGTGGGTTTGATGAATTTTTTCACTTTTGGGGTGCCGAAGATACCGATATGCACAACCGGCTTCGCAATGCGGGCTATAAACTGCAATATTACAATGAAAATGTTTTGATGCTACACCAATGGCATATCAGTTATCACTTGGCTGAGAAAAAAGATGTACATACAGATTTGCAAATTAAAGGTATTGTTAAATTAAATCATGAACATTTAAAATACAATAAACAAAACCACTTAACGCAGGTAAATAGTGATAATTGGGGCGATACTCTACAAAAAATAGAATTGCAGAAACTTTTAGAGGTGCCCACTTCTTTGGAATTGGACAATACCAAAGCGTCGATTGATCATTTCTTGTTTATACAGCTACCTTTAATACAGGGAATTCATAAAGTTAAGATCAGCCGCAGCAATTTTGAGAAAAGTGCAAAGTATAAAACGAAAAAAATGTTTAACAAGAAAGTTCCCACTTATTACAGTTTAAAAGAGATTAATGATAAGTTGCTGTTGCATAGTGTCGCCTTTTATCGTAACAAGCCTTATATATATAAAATTTCAGAAGGCTTGGATGCCCTAGAGTTTACCATTAAAAAATAA
- a CDS encoding class I SAM-dependent methyltransferase translates to MERIRCKLCGNKTEIINYSHSLLRCLNCKLIFSSQHFSQAQLEAIYNELYNADDPIYKRRSIFEYNLLKNGKPTISYNRKLLLAKWLKPTSQILEIGAGIGTLGMYIQKKFKNHNYTGLELDKTTASKARDLGINVLEGDFSSIKNFKKKYDLILMWEVLEHIQDLKLCLKLIYERLSSGGVLLFSVPNYKKKDNYNSNSEVLHQVGPPVHLNFFTIESLHKIIENAGFEVIKLRKKRIPYLSRNKSFFKMIPVVISLKFEGPTIFGVVRKPLK, encoded by the coding sequence ATGGAAAGAATAAGGTGTAAACTTTGTGGAAACAAGACAGAAATAATTAATTATTCACACAGTTTGCTGAGATGTTTGAATTGCAAATTGATTTTTTCTTCTCAGCATTTCAGCCAGGCACAGCTCGAAGCAATTTATAATGAACTATATAACGCTGATGATCCTATTTATAAAAGGCGGAGCATTTTTGAGTATAATTTATTAAAAAATGGAAAACCCACTATTTCTTATAATAGAAAATTACTATTAGCTAAATGGTTGAAGCCAACTTCGCAAATTCTTGAGATTGGTGCAGGTATAGGCACTTTAGGAATGTATATTCAAAAAAAATTTAAGAACCATAATTATACTGGTTTGGAATTGGATAAAACTACCGCAAGTAAAGCGAGGGATTTAGGGATTAATGTTTTAGAAGGTGATTTTTCATCCATAAAAAACTTTAAAAAAAAATATGATCTAATCCTTATGTGGGAAGTATTAGAACATATTCAGGATTTAAAATTGTGCCTTAAACTTATTTATGAACGTTTATCAAGTGGGGGAGTTTTATTGTTCTCAGTTCCAAATTACAAGAAAAAAGACAACTATAATTCTAATTCAGAAGTTTTACACCAGGTTGGTCCGCCAGTTCATTTAAATTTCTTCACCATTGAATCTCTGCATAAAATTATAGAGAATGCAGGATTTGAGGTAATAAAGTTGAGAAAGAAAAGAATTCCCTATTTAAGTAGAAATAAAAGTTTTTTTAAAATGATTCCAGTGGTTATATCCTTAAAATTTGAGGGTCCAACTATTTTTGGTGTAGTTCGTAAACCTTTGAAGTAA
- a CDS encoding glycosyltransferase family 2 protein — translation MLIIVHENSKIVVEIIRDNKAVSIVFLDLAKEFRRVVTAYPEELIIWIDKRFFKNLNINEIENVFHHDLIMASFSVNEQYFPETIGYIDQLPFINPNYNVPYPTWRMSANVGGIRSNVARSFLDLTRNNDDFGYIINGIAKVGQQNSLFCYSNPFLIKDLKATRNGNNSAPTTKLFKFVYQFYKTEWLFILLFCYIRYEFKFPVLAFINAFLNKKNFNREIILSDIKTKNIQRHSELNETIDVVIPTLKRTEYLKQVLIDLKDQSLCPTRVIVIEQDPEVGSNSQILELLEMQWPFEIIHRFVNKTGACMARNMALKEVRSKWIFFADDDLRMPPDVLKNALLEINRLDISALNLNCLQPAEVTTFNKIKQWGTFGSGTSIVAAEYALKCRFRKIYEHGFGEDTDFGLQLRSIGADIIYHPEIKITHLKAERGGFRETNNAPWELTEMIPKPSPTMMLLVLTHYTPWMIKGYKVSLFIKFYSKQSIKNPIKYIRLMERKWMYSRKLADKLLIESRRSQAIC, via the coding sequence ATGCTGATTATTGTCCATGAAAATTCGAAAATAGTAGTAGAAATTATTAGGGACAATAAGGCTGTTTCTATTGTGTTTTTGGATTTGGCTAAGGAATTCCGAAGAGTAGTAACAGCCTATCCCGAAGAGTTAATTATATGGATTGATAAACGGTTTTTTAAAAATTTAAATATCAATGAAATTGAAAATGTTTTCCATCATGATTTAATTATGGCCTCTTTTTCGGTTAATGAGCAATATTTTCCTGAAACTATTGGGTATATAGATCAGTTGCCTTTTATTAATCCAAACTACAATGTTCCCTATCCTACCTGGAGAATGAGTGCAAATGTAGGTGGTATTAGGAGTAATGTGGCCCGGTCTTTTCTTGATTTAACAAGGAATAATGATGATTTCGGTTATATAATAAATGGAATTGCCAAAGTGGGACAACAAAATTCTCTTTTTTGCTATTCAAACCCTTTTTTGATAAAAGATTTAAAAGCAACAAGAAATGGGAACAACAGTGCCCCAACAACCAAACTTTTTAAATTTGTCTACCAGTTTTACAAAACAGAATGGCTATTTATTTTGCTTTTTTGTTATATAAGATATGAATTCAAGTTTCCTGTTTTGGCTTTTATAAATGCATTTCTTAATAAAAAAAACTTTAACAGGGAAATTATTTTAAGTGATATTAAAACAAAAAACATTCAAAGGCATAGTGAATTGAATGAAACTATTGATGTAGTGATTCCTACTTTAAAACGGACTGAATATTTAAAGCAGGTTCTAATCGACCTTAAAGATCAGAGCCTTTGCCCAACACGAGTTATAGTAATAGAGCAGGATCCTGAAGTTGGTTCAAATTCTCAAATTTTGGAACTTCTTGAAATGCAATGGCCCTTTGAGATAATACATCGTTTTGTAAATAAAACGGGAGCTTGCATGGCACGAAATATGGCACTTAAAGAGGTGAGATCAAAATGGATATTTTTTGCCGATGATGATTTAAGAATGCCCCCAGATGTTCTTAAAAATGCGCTTTTAGAGATCAATAGGTTGGATATTTCTGCACTAAATTTAAACTGCCTGCAACCAGCGGAAGTCACAACATTTAATAAAATTAAGCAATGGGGAACCTTTGGATCCGGCACTTCAATTGTAGCGGCTGAGTATGCCCTAAAATGCAGGTTTAGAAAAATATATGAGCATGGATTTGGAGAGGATACAGATTTTGGATTACAATTGAGATCAATAGGAGCGGATATTATTTATCATCCGGAGATTAAAATTACTCATTTAAAAGCAGAAAGAGGTGGGTTTCGGGAAACTAATAATGCTCCCTGGGAATTAACAGAGATGATCCCAAAGCCATCTCCAACAATGATGCTTTTAGTACTTACGCATTACACGCCCTGGATGATAAAAGGTTATAAGGTATCTTTGTTTATAAAATTTTATTCAAAACAATCTATAAAAAATCCTATCAAATATATAAGGTTAATGGAAAGAAAATGGATGTACAGCCGAAAATTGGCCGATAAACTTTTGATAGAATCCAGAAGGTCACAGGCAATATGCTAA
- a CDS encoding glycosyltransferase family 4 protein: MKILMVSMFSNHFFRWTEQLKDSGHEIYWLDVFDSNTRGEKIDFVQQIIGWRQKIKYPGRYAIKHQLPRLYDYINSFNQRQLSDVFEGKLKEIQPDVVHSFVMYSACVPILEIIKKHPEIKWIYSAWGNDLFFYQNNAQMLQDMKSVFPRMDYMFADCARDFIIAKRHGFDGEYLGNYPGGGGYVLDNYNKYIKEHIERNIILIKGYQHTFGRGNNILEAVSSLKKKLSTYEIVVFGTHQTIFDFVESSEKLSSMENLKLIGQVSHDEVLELMGKAVIYIGNSISDGTPNTLLEAIIMEVFPIQSNPGGATAEIIEHDKNGLLIDEPEDSDEIAALILKAIGNPELIMKGIAYNTANIRPRLERKYIQKQVLEKYKLVEDNLKR, encoded by the coding sequence TTGAAAATTCTTATGGTCTCTATGTTTTCCAATCATTTTTTTCGTTGGACGGAACAATTAAAAGATTCCGGGCATGAAATTTACTGGCTGGATGTCTTTGATTCCAATACCAGAGGAGAAAAAATAGATTTTGTACAGCAAATAATTGGTTGGCGTCAAAAAATTAAATATCCAGGTAGGTACGCCATAAAGCATCAATTACCGAGATTATACGATTATATAAATTCATTTAACCAAAGACAACTTTCTGATGTTTTTGAAGGAAAACTCAAAGAAATACAGCCCGATGTGGTGCATAGTTTTGTTATGTATTCGGCTTGCGTGCCAATTTTAGAAATAATTAAAAAGCATCCTGAAATTAAATGGATATATTCTGCTTGGGGAAACGATTTGTTCTTTTATCAAAATAATGCTCAAATGTTACAGGACATGAAGAGCGTATTTCCTCGTATGGATTATATGTTCGCTGATTGTGCCCGAGATTTTATTATCGCCAAAAGACATGGCTTTGATGGAGAATATTTAGGGAATTACCCTGGAGGAGGAGGTTACGTACTTGATAATTATAATAAGTATATAAAGGAGCATATAGAACGAAATATAATCTTAATAAAGGGATATCAGCATACATTTGGAAGGGGTAATAATATTTTAGAGGCTGTTTCAAGTTTGAAAAAGAAACTATCGACTTACGAAATTGTGGTTTTTGGAACTCATCAAACTATTTTCGATTTTGTGGAAAGTTCCGAAAAATTGAGTTCAATGGAAAACCTGAAGTTAATCGGCCAGGTTAGTCATGATGAGGTACTGGAACTTATGGGGAAAGCTGTTATTTATATAGGCAACAGTATCTCCGATGGTACGCCCAATACGCTTTTGGAAGCCATAATTATGGAAGTTTTCCCCATACAATCTAATCCCGGAGGTGCAACCGCTGAAATTATTGAACATGATAAAAATGGATTGTTGATTGATGAGCCCGAAGATAGTGATGAAATTGCAGCACTGATTTTAAAAGCTATTGGTAATCCAGAATTGATAATGAAAGGAATTGCTTATAATACAGCCAATATTAGACCCAGGTTGGAAAGAAAGTACATTCAGAAACAAGTTTTAGAAAAGTATAAATTGGTTGAAGATAATTTAAAAAGATAA
- a CDS encoding glycosyltransferase family 2 protein, with translation MRFSLIICTYCRAHSLYRLLESIKKQTLYPDEILIVDGSPDSQTEQMLNDHVYASLRYYKVDKYHRGLTKQRNLGVKKSHQDSEILCFLDDDIVLKPDYFKHLVSTFSIHPGAVGVGGAIINARVWKKSIPGSPKMFKAYYYKEWERKLGSRNVLRKRLGLLSDRPPGIMPVFSNGFSIGYYPPLGEIHQVEFFMGGVSAYRKELFSQINFSEYFQGYGLYEDMDFCLRASKIGLLYLNTAAQVYHLHEAGGRPNHFKYGQMVIRNGFYVWRVKYPKPTILARFQWHSIALLLTLVRLGNVVTTSQKKEALTESLGRIAGWWSLFFKEPGTND, from the coding sequence ATGAGATTCAGCCTTATTATTTGCACCTATTGTCGCGCCCATTCTTTATACAGATTACTGGAATCTATAAAAAAACAAACATTGTATCCAGATGAAATCCTCATCGTAGATGGGTCTCCCGATTCTCAAACGGAACAGATGCTGAATGATCATGTATACGCCAGCCTTCGATATTACAAAGTAGATAAATATCACCGGGGGCTTACAAAACAAAGGAATTTAGGGGTTAAAAAATCTCATCAGGATTCCGAAATTTTGTGTTTTCTGGATGACGATATCGTTTTAAAACCAGATTACTTTAAGCATTTAGTTTCAACATTTTCGATTCATCCTGGTGCGGTGGGAGTGGGTGGGGCAATTATAAATGCCAGAGTCTGGAAAAAAAGCATTCCGGGATCTCCTAAAATGTTTAAGGCCTATTATTATAAAGAATGGGAACGGAAATTGGGAAGTAGAAATGTGCTGAGAAAGAGATTGGGATTGTTAAGTGATAGACCTCCCGGTATAATGCCAGTTTTTTCTAATGGATTTTCAATTGGATATTATCCACCCTTGGGGGAGATCCATCAGGTTGAATTTTTTATGGGTGGAGTTTCGGCTTACAGGAAGGAGTTATTTAGTCAAATCAATTTCTCTGAATATTTTCAAGGATATGGTTTATATGAAGATATGGACTTTTGTCTTCGTGCATCCAAAATAGGATTACTTTATTTAAATACTGCTGCACAGGTGTACCATCTTCATGAAGCAGGTGGCCGGCCAAATCATTTTAAATATGGTCAAATGGTTATAAGGAACGGTTTTTATGTCTGGAGGGTTAAGTATCCCAAACCTACAATCCTTGCCAGATTTCAGTGGCATTCGATCGCACTTTTGTTAACTTTGGTTCGTTTGGGAAATGTGGTAACTACCAGCCAAAAAAAAGAAGCTTTAACCGAAAGCCTGGGCAGAATAGCCGGGTGGTGGAGTCTTTTTTTTAAAGAACCAGGAACAAATGATTAA
- a CDS encoding four helix bundle protein, which produces MVREICQDLEKLFNNPALRKRYALQNQMDRSSGSIMDNIADGLGRGKNLEFRNFLGFARSSCAVLRSQLSRTLDKELITPEQFKDLDQKCDKIKAFHVQGSVFKCSRYCLKDHC; this is translated from the coding sequence TTGGTAAGAGAAATTTGTCAGGATCTTGAGAAGCTTTTCAACAACCCAGCATTAAGAAAGCGATATGCACTCCAGAACCAAATGGATAGGAGTTCCGGTTCAATAATGGATAATATTGCTGACGGTCTTGGGAGAGGAAAGAATTTGGAATTTCGTAATTTTCTGGGGTTTGCACGTAGTTCCTGCGCCGTATTAAGGTCGCAACTTTCTCGTACTTTAGATAAGGAACTAATTACTCCAGAACAATTCAAAGATCTGGATCAAAAATGTGATAAAATAAAAGCGTTTCATGTTCAGGGTTCAGTGTTTAAATGTTCAAGATATTGTCTAAAAGATCACTGTTGA
- a CDS encoding N-acetylneuraminate synthase family protein — MFIIAEIAQAHNGGFQTALEYINALAKTGVDAVKFQVHIAEAESSIHEPFRVKLDTPDKTRFDYWKRMEFSLVEWKELKQHCAEAGMEFLASPFSNAAVDLLEEVGATRYKIGSGEVNNFLLLEKIVGTGKPMVLSSGMSSFEELDRTMRFLKKRKVEVSILQCTTAYPTQPENYGLNVIGELKERYGVPVGYSDHSAKIETCIAAAALGVEILEFHAVFSRDSLGPDASSSLEIEEIAQLVKAVGNIQRALQHPVDKNDNSNFMELKNIFEKSLAVNKDLKAGYVLRFEDLEAKKPKGFGIEASRFGEVIGKRLNKDLKQWEFLNWEDVLE; from the coding sequence ATGTTCATAATCGCCGAAATAGCGCAAGCCCACAATGGAGGTTTTCAAACTGCGTTGGAATATATAAATGCTTTGGCGAAAACCGGAGTAGATGCGGTTAAATTTCAAGTGCATATTGCCGAGGCCGAAAGCAGTATTCATGAACCATTTAGAGTGAAGCTGGATACACCGGACAAAACCCGTTTCGATTACTGGAAACGCATGGAATTTTCATTGGTTGAGTGGAAAGAACTAAAACAACACTGTGCGGAAGCGGGAATGGAATTTTTGGCTTCTCCTTTTAGCAACGCCGCAGTGGATTTACTGGAAGAAGTGGGGGCAACGCGATATAAAATCGGCTCGGGGGAGGTGAATAATTTTTTATTGTTGGAAAAAATAGTGGGCACTGGGAAGCCAATGGTTCTATCTTCCGGAATGAGTTCCTTTGAAGAACTGGATCGCACTATGAGATTTTTAAAGAAAAGAAAGGTGGAAGTTTCAATCTTACAATGCACCACGGCTTATCCCACCCAACCCGAGAATTATGGGTTGAATGTGATCGGGGAATTAAAGGAACGATATGGAGTTCCAGTAGGATATTCAGATCACTCCGCTAAAATAGAAACCTGTATCGCCGCTGCCGCATTGGGCGTGGAGATCTTGGAGTTTCACGCTGTTTTTAGTCGGGACAGTTTAGGACCGGATGCCAGTTCTTCCTTGGAAATTGAGGAAATCGCTCAATTGGTAAAAGCTGTAGGAAATATCCAAAGGGCTCTGCAACATCCTGTGGATAAAAATGACAATTCCAATTTTATGGAGTTAAAAAATATTTTCGAAAAATCATTAGCGGTAAATAAAGATTTAAAGGCAGGGTACGTATTGAGATTTGAAGATTTGGAAGCGAAAAAGCCTAAAGGATTTGGAATAGAGGCTTCGAGGTTTGGGGAGGTAATTGGAAAGAGGTTGAATAAGGATTTGAAGCAGTGGGAATTTTTGAATTGGGAAGATGTTTTGGAGTGA
- a CDS encoding glycosyltransferase family 4 protein: MRLAVFTHVIHQELEERYYAYIPYVREMNIWVRQVEEVEVVAPSWLAIRARDGKPPNPRRRSGFGASYIHSHLIFTKIPSFHLMNFNATVEAIFIIPLIFFRMLGAMRRADHIHLRCPGNVGLIACFAQIFFPQTPKTAKYAGNWDSNSKQPRSYKLQKWILSNTYLTRNMTVLVYGKWAKQTKNILPFFTASFSEKEREIKNKEFTTPYKFLFVGNLVIGKRPDIAIKVVETLNKRNIQAELHFYGDGELMASLQDQSNNKTYIHLHGNESLEVLKQAYKDSHFLILPSKSEGWPKAVAEAMFFGCIPIATTVSCIPWMLGEGSRGVLISGSIREGRGKRAVDSVGVESWERNLSKPIGAGEASQEVLDGIVEKIIELIQIPEEMKRMSLEAQEWSQEYTLERFEEEIKKVLNV, encoded by the coding sequence ATGAGACTTGCCGTATTCACTCACGTAATTCATCAGGAATTGGAAGAAAGGTATTATGCCTATATTCCTTATGTGCGCGAGATGAATATTTGGGTGCGGCAAGTGGAGGAAGTGGAAGTTGTGGCTCCCTCCTGGTTAGCAATCAGGGCGAGGGATGGAAAGCCCCCCAACCCCCGAAGACGAAGTGGTTTCGGAGCGTCCTATATCCATTCTCATCTTATTTTTACTAAAATCCCAAGTTTTCACCTGATGAACTTCAATGCAACTGTTGAAGCCATTTTTATTATTCCCCTGATCTTTTTCAGGATGCTGGGTGCGATGCGAAGAGCAGATCATATACATCTTCGATGTCCTGGGAACGTTGGGTTAATAGCCTGTTTTGCCCAAATATTTTTCCCACAAACCCCCAAAACAGCAAAATATGCCGGGAACTGGGATTCAAACTCGAAACAACCCAGAAGCTATAAGCTCCAGAAATGGATCCTTTCAAATACTTACCTTACCCGGAATATGACGGTGCTTGTTTATGGCAAATGGGCCAAGCAGACGAAAAATATCCTTCCGTTTTTTACGGCCTCATTTTCTGAAAAGGAAAGAGAAATTAAAAATAAAGAATTTACTACCCCTTATAAATTTTTATTTGTCGGGAACCTTGTTATTGGAAAACGCCCTGACATAGCAATAAAAGTTGTAGAAACTTTGAATAAAAGAAATATACAAGCTGAATTACATTTTTATGGAGATGGAGAACTGATGGCTTCATTACAAGACCAGTCAAATAATAAAACTTACATTCATCTGCATGGTAATGAATCCTTAGAAGTTTTAAAGCAGGCTTACAAAGATTCTCATTTTTTAATCCTTCCCTCAAAAAGTGAAGGCTGGCCAAAAGCGGTTGCAGAAGCAATGTTTTTTGGGTGTATCCCAATTGCAACGACGGTGAGTTGTATTCCATGGATGCTTGGGGAAGGGAGTCGGGGGGTTTTAATATCTGGTAGTATAAGAGAGGGTAGAGGTAAGAGGGCTGTGGATAGTGTAGGAGTTGAAAGTTGGGAGAGGAACCTGTCCAAACCGATAGGAGCGGGAGAGGCGAGCCAAGAGGTATTAGACGGTATAGTGGAGAAGATAATTGAACTTATTCAGATTCCAGAGGAAATGAAGAGGATGTCATTGGAGGCGCAGGAATGGAGTCAGGAGTATACGTTGGAAAGGTTTGAAGAGGAAATAAAAAAAGTTCTGAACGTTTAG